In Halobacillus amylolyticus, the following proteins share a genomic window:
- a CDS encoding DUF2254 domain-containing protein, whose amino-acid sequence MLLDLLPVSLRKYLQMSKRQRKSEMQMTLWYMPIIYIGLALFLVAATLFMDLFIDLAPYTHEIFHFSASVTRTLVSTLIGGILTLSAFTLNSLLVVLTTFSGQFSPRMLLNFISDKQTQHALGIFNGSFIYVLVLFLFIGSSEKEIFVTVPVVTIALAFIAAVTFIYFINHATTWMQVHNITYSMKEVSEKIIYKTLREDLEPHRIINPGDLMEKERETATLVKVNKSGYLQLVDYRAMIAEAKKDQIIIELHSQVGDYILEGNLFFSFWGPDVTNVDKGKYMNMIEVGHKETEIQDIQMGMHKLAEIAIKAIGNDDPKTASNTIHQMAELMLSVDSYITFSPYLADKNQQVRVIMKEETFEYYIYRGFGFIRHYAKDNHLIITEIVSGLAMVAESIDQTKHEVIWRFACNTLDHIERKLIYELDKTFLLEEFYRLAKITNHIDGYREIERKFYPSANENV is encoded by the coding sequence ATGTTACTAGATTTATTACCTGTATCATTGAGGAAATATTTACAAATGTCGAAAAGACAACGGAAAAGTGAAATGCAGATGACGCTTTGGTACATGCCTATTATTTACATTGGACTAGCACTTTTTCTTGTTGCTGCAACGCTATTTATGGATCTATTTATAGACTTAGCACCCTACACCCATGAAATCTTTCACTTTAGTGCCTCAGTTACGAGAACACTAGTAAGTACATTAATCGGAGGTATTTTGACACTAAGTGCCTTCACATTAAACTCTTTACTCGTTGTACTAACTACATTCAGCGGCCAATTTTCACCGAGGATGCTGCTGAATTTTATTTCTGACAAGCAAACACAACACGCGCTTGGAATTTTTAACGGGAGCTTTATCTATGTACTCGTATTGTTTTTGTTTATCGGAAGTTCCGAGAAGGAAATATTCGTTACTGTGCCGGTTGTAACCATCGCTCTTGCTTTCATTGCGGCCGTTACATTTATTTACTTTATAAATCATGCGACAACTTGGATGCAGGTTCACAATATTACCTATAGTATGAAAGAAGTATCCGAAAAGATTATTTACAAGACGTTAAGAGAGGACTTAGAACCTCACCGCATTATAAACCCTGGTGACCTAATGGAAAAAGAGCGAGAAACGGCAACCCTAGTTAAAGTTAACAAATCTGGTTATTTGCAGCTTGTAGACTATCGAGCGATGATTGCAGAAGCAAAGAAGGATCAGATTATCATAGAGCTTCATTCTCAAGTAGGGGATTATATTTTGGAAGGGAACCTGTTCTTTAGCTTCTGGGGACCTGATGTTACAAATGTTGATAAAGGTAAATATATGAACATGATAGAGGTTGGACACAAAGAAACCGAGATCCAGGATATTCAAATGGGGATGCACAAGTTGGCTGAGATTGCTATTAAAGCTATAGGGAATGATGACCCTAAGACAGCTTCCAACACCATTCACCAGATGGCGGAACTTATGCTTTCCGTAGATAGCTATATTACATTTTCACCCTATTTGGCGGATAAGAACCAACAGGTGCGTGTCATTATGAAAGAAGAAACATTTGAATACTACATTTATCGTGGTTTTGGATTTATACGCCATTATGCTAAAGATAATCACTTGATCATCACTGAGATTGTTAGTGGATTAGCTATGGTGGCCGAGTCGATTGATCAAACAAAACATGAAGTAATCTGGAGGTTCGCTTGCAATACCCTGGATCACATTGAAAGGAAATTAATCTATGAGTTGGATAAAACTTTCTTGCTAGAAGAATTTTATAGGCTTGCTAAAATAACCAATCATATCGATGGATATCGTGAAATCGAGCGTAAATTTTATCCTTCAGCAAACGAAAATGTCTGA